Proteins encoded by one window of Salvia splendens isolate huo1 chromosome 7, SspV2, whole genome shotgun sequence:
- the LOC121740926 gene encoding dnaJ homolog subfamily B member 1-like produces the protein MGLDYYEILTLERGATEDDLKKAYRKLAMRWHPDKNPNDKDEAEAMFKQISEAYEVLSDPEKRQVYDQYGEECLKDGRAPGSAGDPDKFNPRNAEDIFAEFFGSSPFGYGDGLKKPPPVESLLPCDLQELYTGSTRKMKISRQVVDPNGRMRTETEILTIEVQPGWRKGTKITFPDKGNQQMNQLPADLVFVIDEKPHDVFSRDGNDLMIGHCVTLAEAIGGTTVVLTTVDGRTLSVPVACIVSPGYEHVVEGEGMPIARDPSIRGDLKIKFEVKFPAKLSTEQREALKRVLGG, from the exons atgGGGTTGGATTATTATGAAATTCTGACATTGGAGAGGGGGGCAACAGAGGATGATCTGAAGAAGGCCTACAGAAAACTGGCTATGAGATGGCATCCAGACAAGAATCCCAACGACAAAGACGAAGCCGAGGCCATGTTCAAGCAAATCTCTGAAGCCTACgaa GTGTTGAGTGATCCTGAGAAAAGGCAAGTGTATGATCAGTACGGCGAAGAGTGCCTCAAGGATGGGCGGGCGCCCGGGTCAGCCGGGGACCCGGACAAGTTCAATCCCAGAAATGCTGAGGACATATTTGCAGAGTTCTTTGGAAGCAGCCCCTTTGGGTACGGAGATGGGCTCAAGAAACCACCACCTGTGGAGAGCCTGTTGCCGTGCGACCTTCAAGAGCTCTACACTGGATCTACTCGGAAGATGAAGATCTCTAGACAAGTCGTTGATCCCAACGG GCGAATGAGGACAGAAACAGAGATACTGACCATTGAGGTTCAGCCAGGTTGGAGGAAAGGAACAAAGATCACATTTCCAGACAAAGGCAACCAGCAGATGAACCAGCTGCCCGCGGACCTCGTCTTCGTGATCGACGAGAAGCCCCACGACGTCTTCAGCCGTGACGGCAACGACCTGATGATAGGCCACTGCGTCACCCTGGCCGAGGCCATTGGGGGGACCACAGTGGTGCTGACCACCGTGGACGGCCGGACCCTGTCCGTCCCGGTGGCCTGCATCGTCAGCCCCGGATACGAGCACGTGGTGGAGGGAGAGGGCATGCCCATAGCTCGGGATCCGAGCATCAGGGGTGATCTCAAGATCAAGTTCGAGGTCAAGTTTCCTGCCAAGTTGTCGACCGAGCAACGGGAGGCGCTAAAGCGCGTGCTTGGAGGATGA